The genomic DNA AagtattgaattgatttatttaatGGAACTAGTACTTATAATAGAGGTGAATGATTGAACACAGTTAGTGAATAATACACTAGGATACTTGTATTGAAATGCTTTGAAGTTGGGGATCAATATAGAAATTGCTCCAAAGTTTAGGAAGCTTTCATGGAATTAACCCTATATATAAGCATTATGTAGCTTTGTCGTGTAGTTTCATGCTGGTTGGTGGTGGTTCACTTTCGTGAAGTAAAGCGAATTAGTAACAATTGGAAAGGAAAAGtcactttcttctttaatttttggTAGCATTCACACCCTATGGCACACGGATAATACGTTGTAGCCGGTAGCTATCATTTCTTGTTTAAACCTTTAAACATTAAATATACTTCATGATTTCTCCTTTTCTGAACTAAAagagatctttttttttttttttagtatttgcTTATTACCATGGAGGTTTTCTACATCATAGGTAATTTCATATTAAAAGAGATTCGAATATCAACTGTCCTTTTTTCTGTTTTTAAGCTGcaatattttcttcttttttttgtaataaataaataaaaacttttgaattaaTCTATTGTTATTGAAAATTCTTAAAAGTTTCCGTAGTGTTTTGAAGAGAATAATTAGTTAAGGCTTTGCATGTCGGTAGTATTATAGAGAATGTATTAAGAAAAACATATATGAAATGAAActaaatttattgaaaatttcgtttgaattcGAATTTTGGTAATAAATTAAATCTTCACTCGATATGATCTATAAATATCTTTACATGTTAGTTTTGAAAGCAAAAACCACCACCATTAGTGGTGATTGGACAGAATGTTCCTTAAAAAAAGCTTCAAATTCTCCACCAATTTTTCCCCTTTGAATCAACACCCAAATTGACCTTAAATGGTCACGTTTATGAAAATTATAGGAAATATATAAACAAaaggtttatttttatatttatttctaatACAAATtttgttaaacatctttttttcAAGGCTTTTAAAATTGAATTGGTGATAGGTGACCAGTTTATTAGTTCAATTAATTTGTTCGGttcgattaaataaataaaaaaaattcataaaaataaaaaatattaaaattttggttCATCCATCCAATTTTAACTAATATTTTGTCCAATTCAACTGATTCAATATTCTTCTTCGAACTGATATTCAACTGATTTTCGATTCAACTAATCCAACCGATCTACTCCAATAAATAACATCTGATAATTCGAAACCCACACTTTCTCCATAtccattttaatattaaaaatattgtaaTATTGTTAATAAgataaagaaaaatgagagagtcATTGTAAGTTCCTCCCGTACACTAAAATCTTAAAATTGAAAGGGTTAAGCTACATCGAGAAAGGATAAGGATTAACAGATAAATAATTGAGGGGATTCATTTGAATGGGTCCAAAGGGTCACGTATAAAACCAAACTTCTAATCAATTTTAGATAAGCCAATTGATTTTTTAATtcaccattattattattattattattattattattattattattatataacgAGATGGCTGTCCAACCTATCATTTatattaatttctttttaaatattttagttttaatttatataatttttaaaaaattgatatgAATTCAAATTAAATAACACTATTTTATTGAATATCTAGATTCATTTACAATATTGAATGGAGCGTTGATTAAAATTTTTATCGACATCTATCTAATATGAATTCAAACTATGTGACTCTCATTTTCATCCCTAATATTGTATAAAAACTGTATATTATTACATGAATTCATATCTAAATTAAATAACATTATTTACTGGATATATAAATACATTAAATATCCAAATTTAGtaaaccaaaataattaaaaatatataataggaTCCGAAATTCGAATCTATTATTTGCTATTGGTAAAATTAGGGTGGTTTcccattttaattttcaaatttattttattagttttaaatatcatttgataaaattttgaagttttttcataaatattttactgttttaaagataaaatatttatttttacatcataaaaattaaaattaattatatattaaataaaaaatagaatttagttTAATTTCGATTAAACTTATATTCCATAAACCGTTCAAACACGCTTATTTTcagaatatataaatttaaatattacataaaaaattgaatatctAAAACAAAtcattattaataaaaaatttacaagAAGCTTTTGAATGTAGAAAAGAAGGAACCCTAAGATGGTTATACCAAAGTATCTCATTTAAAATCATAATATATTGACTAACGACAATAAGATGGTGTTTATACCAAGGAATCATCATTTATATTCACTATCACCTTTTCTCCTTTTTAACACATTTAAGTACACACGAATATGACCTTTCCGGCTTTCCCACTAAAACAATCTCATACATTcgttaaaatatgtttttaagtctttgtaattttaaaatttagaatttagtttttatatttttatttttaagaatttagttttttatttttttattttaaaatttaagtctaatTGTTTACCCtggtaatttttaattaaattcaagtTTAGTACAACGTCACTTTTTTATTTACATGGCTATCGAAtgagtattttttaatttataaatgtcacacaaataaatttaacaattaatattagacctaaattttaaaatttgaaaagtagaatgaataaattcttaaaaataaaagtatagggattaaatttcaatttataaaATGTATGGAGACTTATGGTATATTTTAACCAAAGGATAAGTGCAAAATAGGAAATTTCTTGTTTCAAATTGAAGAATTATTAATGTTTCTACATCAGTTTCATTTTCAGGTATTTATAATAGTAAGAACCAAAGCAAACATTCCATCCCCCAAAATATCTTGAAGATATCCACAGATTTCAAAGCaatataaataacaaaataataacatgaaGATAATGTATATatctatataaaataaatatttacatatagaaaattaataaacaaataatattttaaatataacgAATAACCTCTTAACCTAATGACTAAAAGTATTATTATATTGTAGTCATGAGATCCTGGATTCAATTCTATTTTCCActctaattataaaaaattatatatattaaatataattataattgatTGAAATACTAGGAAATTCTTGTGTACATAGAATGTGAGTGaacaatttatataaaaaattaaaagaaaatatttggttgaaatgatgaaattaaaatattaaaaattataatattttgggTTCAAATTTCATTAtatgtaaataaatttttaaattttatataaaagataaaaagtcCACAAAATAATATCTATTACTTTGTAAgaataaaattttttgaaaaactgTTAATGAGTGACATTATGCAGCCTCAATCCtaaatataaatagaaacatccaaaataataataaaatatgaaataataataccaaaatatttgctaaaaataataaaaataatgaattaaaaaacaaacatatatttaataatattaaaatataaatttactactACTCCACCAATattcattattaaataaatttttaacctCCAATTTTGAATATAATTATGGAACTTTAGAAATGAAAAGAAGAATCCAATTTTATATAATGATTTTGAGTGTTAAAGTCTAACAACTTttcaaattttccttgaaaactcaaatcttcaaagaaaaaaaaaaacccaacaaTTTTTCTCATTTTCTTAAAACCCTTTTTCTCAGATTTTTCGTTTCCAAACGTAAAACAACTGAGCATTATCGTCATTAAACTTTTGAGTCTTTTCTTAACGTGTATTGATGACAATACAGTGCATTGCTAGGCTCAGATCACGCCGGGTGGTTCAAGACCAACTGGAAGGTTCAGACACGGCCGCGGCCGCGGCGGCAGTGGCGGGTGGTGGTGGTGATTGTTGTTGGGCCAACTTGCCTCATGAATTGTTAAGGGACGTTTTGTTAAGGATTGAAGAGTCTGAAACTCGTTGGCCTCAAAGGAGAAACGTAGTCGCCTGTGCTGGCGTTTGCAGGAGCTGGAGATTCGTCATTAAAGAGATCGTTCAAGTTCCTGAAATTTCAGGGAAATTAACTTTTCCTATCTCTGTTAAACAGGTTCTTAACATTTTCCCCCTTCATTGTTATTAAACATTGttctttcaatttttgtttttgattttAGAGCTAAGATTTGAATGAAATGATTAGAGCTTCAAGTTTGAATCAATCGTAATTCAATTCCAATTCACTGTTTGGAAATAGTGTCGTTTTCACTTTTCTTGCTTGATTTAtccttatctttatccttatcCACATACCACCGTGTATATTTTTTCAAGTGCTTGAAGGAAAATGAAACTCGGGTTTGCATAGATTATTAGCTTAACTAATCAttggttatgttacacactgttGTTTGAGTTGAACATGAATATGTTCAATTTCTTTTTCGAGATTTTCATATATTTGGAGAATCTTTGAAGGTTAATATTTCCGAATCAATGTCCGTATATGTATTGAATATCGGTGTTTCAAGAAATATGAGGAGTCAGAGTAACATAGATTATATAGAATGctcttctttctctttctctttctccCCACAACTGCTACCACTCATCCCCAAGCCTCCATCAAAGCCTTTTTCTCAAGTACGAACGAGGCTGCAACTCACAGGCAGGGTACCGGGACTTGAATCCTGAACCTATTGAACTCCACTTGTTAATGGTGGATGTATGAACTAACTGGTTTAAGCCTCAGGGTTCAACAACAAAGCTACATTCTTCGTTTACTAGTTCTATGAATCGAAGCATTTCAACTTTTAAGATTTTCATGTTAATCATTCTATCTTCCGTCTTGTGTTGGATCATTTGCAGCCTGGTCCGAAGGAATGTCTCCTCCAATGCTTTATAAAACGGAACCGATCGACTCAAACTTATCACCTTTACCTCAGTTTAACTAACGGTgagctctttttccttcttttatgCCTGTTTAACCGAAGCTGCCGGTGTATTTGAAATCGACTAATTGATTAGGGACAGTACATCTTCATGTATCTTTGTTTTTATCGGTAACACTTTGAAATTTTCTCTTCCTTTCTCTATGGCAGCGCTAACCGATGATGGAAAGTTCCTTCTTGCTGCTTGCAAGTGTAGGCGTCCTACTTGCACGGATTATATCATTTCGCTACGGGCAGAGGAAATTTCGAAGGGGAGCAGTACTTATGTTGGGAAACTAAGGTAAGCGGTGAGCTATAAGGAACGAAATATACTGAATTGATTCGTTTTTTAACTTACCTGCAATCTCGAGTCTTATGTTTTACTTTCATTTTGGCAAAGATCAAATTTTTTAGGAACCAAGTTCAGTGTCTTTGATGGACAGTCTAGTAATGCCGGTGCAAAAATGACTAAAAGTCGATCGTCAAGGCTAGCATATTCGAAACAAGTTACGCCTAGAGTCCCTTTCAGAAACTATCCCACGGCACACATTTCATATGAATTGAATATGTTAGGTTCACGGTAAGATTGAGGTTATTTTTCGCAAGGATCCGATATTTTCTTATTCTCACCGTCATATAGAGATCCGAGAATGCCGGTTCCTTGAGTGTCTTATACGGATCTGTTTTATATGATTTCCAGGGGTCCAAGGAGAATGCAGTGTATTATGGATTCCATCCCGGCAACTTCAATAAGACCAGGAGGAGTTGCTCCGACCCCGGCTGAGTTTTCTGTCAACAATGTCAACGTGTTTCCATCAATTCCGAGCTTCCACTCAAAGTCAGCAAGCATGAAGAATTTTCTATCTGGACCTTTGCCCCATCAAAAGGATGGTGGGGCACTGGTGTTGAGAAATAAATCTCCAAGGTGGCACGAGCAACTCCAGTGTTGGTGCTTGAATTTCCATGGACGAGTGACGGTTGCTTCAGTGAAGAACTTTCAACTAGTGGTTTCTCCCGAAAACGGACCAGCTGGGCCAGAACATGAGAAGATTATCCTCCAGTTCGGAAAAGTTGGGAAGGACTTATTCACCATGGATTACCGGTATCCGATTTCTGCATTCCAAGCATTTGCTATCTGCCTCAGCAGCTTCGACACGAAGATTGCTTGTGAATAAACGACATGATAAACGATCGACAATCGTAAAGAGGTTAGTATTTAATCATAGCCactatggttttttttttattcttttttccaTATTCTTTACCtattgtttttattacatttCAATACATGGAATTGCTTGAAGAGGTTGATCAGTAGATCTGGCAAATTCGTATATTTGCGTCGTGTTCGTGTAACAACTATTATCGAAACAAATGAATAGTActaacttttttctttttccaatttTGTCCAGGATCAGGGATATGTATGAAGATTGATGCAAATACAAATCTTAGGGGGTAAAAGTGGAAAGAAGGTACATGACATTTCAACTTAGATTGAGTTATTGTAAATAATTAACTGTCTTATGAGTATCTTCCTTTGCTTTGTTTATGTttcatataataatttaataacaatTCAGTTTGGTTTAATTTAAAAAGTACAATAAAATTGCAATTCACagtattttgatttatatgaaaatatCATTTGTAACTTTAAGGACCTATAGGTTTTTAAAAGGTATAAagttaaatttagtccttaatgttTGAAATCtagtttttttaattaaattaaatttataatcttTTTAATATAGTTAAATTTGATCATCAACTTTCAAAagtgtttaattattattatttaatgaaaataataattaaaacgttaaattttaaacataatagCTCGCATGACAATCCACATGTACTTCATATTTTCTTTACCATTTATGAACTttatgtagttttttttttttgttgatacGATATATAATATAAATGGTGTCATGTTAACATAACATATAGATTGTCATATAGATTATCATGTCAACATTGTTAAAAATTAATACTTTATTTAGCATTtcgtttaaaaaaaatcatttgattCTTTTTCAAAAGTTAatgattaaaatttaacattatacattttaaaaatatctataacattttaagggttttttactagttttaaaataaaatacttatttatattttgaaaaaattaaaattaaataagaataaattatgttttaattcaaataAGTGTGTACCATgaactgaaaataaaaatattcataattataaaatcaaaattgaactaaattcAATATTTCTTTTATGAAAATGAGGCCTTTCTACCAATGTTAATCAAAAGTACCTTActagttcatgatatgtatgatataatccttcaaatatattaaaaataatttttaaaaataaaacataattatatcaaatttgtATCAAAGTTTCAAAGCTGAATTGGTAGCTACAGGTTGGATTGAATAAATTgttaaaagaaaatagaaaaaagtGCTTCAACCCTCTCGATCGTACTGGTTCACAAGTCACCGATCTGGCTACAAATTGAATATATCTTGCTAATGgccaatatatataaacatatacaaaTCTTGGATTCGCATCTATATTCGATATTACACTGAATCCAAATAACACTTAACACAAAATATAACTGAAATTGATGGGTAAGAAATTCAATGATCAGTAACCAACTGCTTTTAAACAGAGAGTTGAGTTTTGGAGATAAGAATGCCATCACTATCAGCATATAGCCACTCCCCATCATGGATCAATGTTCCGGCGATCTGAACTGGGACATGTTTCTCACCGACAGCCTTTTTATTCGATTTCAACGGATTTGATCCCAGTGCTCGAACCCCGATATCACATGCATTAATCTCATCGACATCTCTAATACAGCCGTTCACAATGATACCGGCCCATGCCATGTCATGAGCCCACTGCGCCAAATTTCCTCCAACTAAAGCACATCTTGTGCTTCCCCTACCATCTATAACCAAAACTCTTCCATTGCCTTCAGTTTCAAGAAGCTGCCGGACCAATACGTTGTCCTCGAACACCTTAACGGTTACGATGGGCCCTGAAAATGCAAGACGCTGGCCATAGATCTTGAAGATTGGATCAAGAGCACGAAGGTCACCATTCACCAGAAGTGCTGCGTTTGAATCACAAACATCCGCAGTGGCAATGGCAGCCCTGTGTCTTCCTGCAGGGAAAGCTAATTCAACAGTAATAAAGATTTCTTGCAGAAGAAGACAGTAGTAAAGATGTCTGTATAAAAAACCTTATGTTAGTCTGACTCTACATTTTTCTTAACGTACTCGTGTCCCAAACTAGTATCTGACTCATATCCCGGCATTGGTACGATCTGAGTCTCTAATGACCCTTTAAATacatgaaaaaaattcaaaaaaagtaTATATTTGTATCCTACACTTACACCTAAATCCGAGTTATATAGAGTTTCAGTAATCAGAATCCAGGAAAACTATGGTCTTAGAAACATGCCCCAAAAATTTCCAGTTTGAAAATATGTTCGCTCATCTAACCTTGGACTTTCGGCTTCCTTCCTATGCAAGATACCCTTAAAAagtgtacacatacatcaatccACTATAAATACTTACAACAGCATGATGAATTCATTGAAAATCATTGAATTTTAGGCAGCAAAGATATGTTTTAGTAGATCTCATAGTATGAAATCAACAAATTGCAGATATAAGAACTAAGGTCTCGTCCGGATAAAGCCTTAAAGTTGTCTTTTAACCATTGGAACCAGTTTGAAACCATGTTTTGAGCATCTGGTCTCGGAAATTATGCATAGCGTAATATAAAAGCGGGATGAATTCACTGAAAATCATCAAATTTTGGGCAGCAAAGATAAGGTCTAGCAAATCTGTTTGAAATCAATAAATTGCAGAGACAAGGACTAAGTCCTTCTCTGAAGAAAGCTAAACTTGTCTGATTGAACATTGAAACCAGTGCGCAAACGTGTTCATGGATCGAATATTGGACTTTCTGCTTGCACTATATACAAGACACCGTTAAGGAGTGTACATATACATCAGTCCACAGTAATGCAAGAACAAAAGTACGATGACTTCATTGAAAATCATCAAATCTGGGGCAGCAAAGATATGGTTTAGTAAAACTCAGTGTATGGAATCAAGACACTGCGAATATTAGAACTATGTTCTTGCCCGAAGAAACCTCAAACTTGTCTATTTGACAATTGAAACCGGTTTCAAAACATGTCCAAGCATCTGCCTCAGATTTTCTGCATAATGCAAATTTAAAAGCTCACCGTATAAAATCAAAAGATCAGAAGAAAACCTTGAACTTATCtatttaactattaaaaccagttGGGAAACGTGTTCGAGCATTGGACCTCTAATTTTCAGCTAGTTCTCTAAGCGAGATACCCTTTAAGGAGTTTTAGATATGCATGAATCCACTATAATGTAAGCATAAAAGCACATGGAATTCATTGAAAATCATCAAATTTTGGGCAGCAAAGATATGGTTTGTAAGTCTCACAATCTAAAATCAGCAAATTGCGGTTATAAGAACTAAGGTTTTGTCCAATGAAAGCATCAAACTAAACCTGCATTACTCAGACTAGGATATGAGTCAGATAAGGATACATGTCCGACATAGCTATGTTcgaatttttataagtttttccAATGTGTTTGGAGGATTTCGAGGGTCATATCTCCATACCCAGATAGAGAAAAAATGTAGAATCCGAACAACATAGAACTAAAACTATGGAAAAAAGCGAAGCCCCAATAAGATTGccattggaagtggttcgagcTTTCAGAATAACATGTCTTTGACATCATCGTATGAATCGAATGCTGTGGCAAGGAAAATAACAATCTCCAAACATCCCTATGTAATTTAACAATCATGAATTCAACAaaaaaatttcatacaaattttccATTTCTCCGTTTAGCTAATAATTGGCAGGATCTTTTTTAAAAATTACGTTATTTAAAAGAAAACCCGTTTCTTTCTGTCTCTATCTCACTAACCAAACAAGGATTTAACtgaggaaaaattttaaaaatagctgAAAATTTGAGCGTACCTGATGAACTTTTGGTTCTGAGTTGGAATTGAAGAGAAGAGAGAGGAGACGTGCTGAACTGGGTCAAAGAGGAGagaaattgattatttgaattgagtaGAATCATTCGGGTTCCTAAAACCCTAGCGAGTTTTACAGAATTCGAAAGGACTTGCATTTTATACTTATAGATACATATAAGTTTTTCCTTTTCGAGTTGGGGACCGAGGGAGAGCTGAGTTAAAGTAGTGGAGCGAGCTAACTCGGCAGGTTTTGGGTTCAAAGCTCGCTATTGTTATTTTGTCTCCAATCTGCTTAGGAGTTTAGGTGATGAAGGAAGGATGTGCTTC from Gossypium arboreum isolate Shixiya-1 chromosome 9, ASM2569848v2, whole genome shotgun sequence includes the following:
- the LOC108454658 gene encoding tubby-like F-box protein 3 isoform X1 encodes the protein MTIQCIARLRSRRVVQDQLEGSDTAAAAAAVAGGGGDCCWANLPHELLRDVLLRIEESETRWPQRRNVVACAGVCRSWRFVIKEIVQVPEISGKLTFPISVKQPGPKECLLQCFIKRNRSTQTYHLYLSLTNALTDDGKFLLAACKCRRPTCTDYIISLRAEEISKGSSTYVGKLRSNFLGTKFSVFDGQSSNAGAKMTKSRSSRLAYSKQVTPRVPFRNYPTAHISYELNMLGSRGPRRMQCIMDSIPATSIRPGGVAPTPAEFSVNNVNVFPSIPSFHSKSASMKNFLSGPLPHQKDGGALVLRNKSPRWHEQLQCWCLNFHGRVTVASVKNFQLVVSPENGPAGPEHEKIILQFGKVGKDLFTMDYRYPISAFQAFAICLSSFDTKIACE
- the LOC108454658 gene encoding tubby-like F-box protein 3 isoform X2, which produces MSVYVLNIGVSRNMRSQSNIDYIECSSFSFSFSPQLLPLIPKPPSKPFSQVRTRLQLTGRPGPKECLLQCFIKRNRSTQTYHLYLSLTNALTDDGKFLLAACKCRRPTCTDYIISLRAEEISKGSSTYVGKLRSNFLGTKFSVFDGQSSNAGAKMTKSRSSRLAYSKQVTPRVPFRNYPTAHISYELNMLGSRGPRRMQCIMDSIPATSIRPGGVAPTPAEFSVNNVNVFPSIPSFHSKSASMKNFLSGPLPHQKDGGALVLRNKSPRWHEQLQCWCLNFHGRVTVASVKNFQLVVSPENGPAGPEHEKIILQFGKVGKDLFTMDYRYPISAFQAFAICLSSFDTKIACE
- the LOC108454275 gene encoding putative 4-hydroxy-4-methyl-2-oxoglutarate aldolase 3 isoform X1 yields the protein MQVLSNSVKLARVLGTRMILLNSNNQFLSSLTQFSTSPLSSLQFQLRTKSSSAFPAGRHRAAIATADVCDSNAALLVNGDLRALDPIFKIYGQRLAFSGPIVTVKVFEDNVLVRQLLETEGNGRVLVIDGRGSTRCALVGGNLAQWAHDMAWAGIIVNGCIRDVDEINACDIGVRALGSNPLKSNKKAVGEKHVPVQIAGTLIHDGEWLYADSDGILISKTQLSV
- the LOC108454275 gene encoding putative 4-hydroxy-4-methyl-2-oxoglutarate aldolase 3 isoform X2; translated protein: MQVLSNSVKLARVLGTRMILLNSNNQFLSSLTQFSTSPLSSLQFQLRTKSSSGRHRAAIATADVCDSNAALLVNGDLRALDPIFKIYGQRLAFSGPIVTVKVFEDNVLVRQLLETEGNGRVLVIDGRGSTRCALVGGNLAQWAHDMAWAGIIVNGCIRDVDEINACDIGVRALGSNPLKSNKKAVGEKHVPVQIAGTLIHDGEWLYADSDGILISKTQLSV